CACTTCCGTTGGCTGAACAACCCCAACGCCAGTGACGTCGCCGGCAACGGGGCGATCGACCGGCTCGGCATCGGGGCGGTCAACCCGGCCACCGGCATGCCGCTGAACTGGAACCCGCGCCGTACCGCCTCGTCGCTGCCGACCGGGGCCAGCAGTTGGGGCTCCTCGGTACCGGTGATCTGGCGCGGCACCGACGGGATCTACTTCGGGCACAACTCCGACGGGATGGGCAACGAGTACCACGGCCGGCTCGGCATGTTCCCGCTCGCCGGTGGACGTACCGTCACCCCGAAGAACCCGCAGCCGGCCGGCAGCGGCAACCTGCACCTGCGGACGGCCAACGGTGAGCTGGCCAAGGTCCCGTTCGACGGCACCACCCTCGGCACGGCGACCGTGGTCAGCCAGCCGAACTGGACCAACGCCGGCGCCACCTGGCAGGTCGACGACCGGATCTACTGGGCGCGTACGGTGACCGGCGCCCCGAGTGGCAGCCGGATCGACATCTCGCTCTACAACGGTACGGCGATCGGCGCGTCGTGGGAGGCGTCGGGCTACAACGACTGGTTCAACGCGGCGAACCTGACCGGCGCGTTCTACCTGGACGGTCAGCTCTACTACACCCGGACCGGGGCCAACGCGCTGTACCACCGGTACTTCGAGATCGACGGCAACTACCTCGGCGCCACCGAGTTCAGCACCCCGACCACCGGGATGACCTGGTCGGCGGTGCGCGGGATGGCCTGGGTGGACGGGCGGATCGTCTATGGACACACCGACGGTACGCTGCGTGCCGTGCCGTTCGATCCGACGGCCGCGCCGGTGGTGACCGGTACCGCGGCCACCGTGCTCGCGGCGCCGAGCCCGGGGTTGACCTGGTCGCAGTCGGCCATGTTCTTCTCCGTACAGTAAGGATCGACCGATCGTGATGGTTTCTCGGTAGATTGGTCGACCGGGGGCCGGCGACGCAGTCGCGTCGCCGGCCCCCGAGACGGTGGGGAGGGTGTGTTGGCTGGCGTCGCTCAGACCCGGCGGGGGCCGTTGCTACGCGCGGTGTTCGCGCTCCGGCGGGTGTGGTATCGGCTGCGCTACCGTCGGCTGACCCTCGGCCGGGACGTCGAGATCCGCGGCCGGCTCCGGCTGCGCCGCGGGGTGCGGGTGACCCTCGGCGACCGGACCAGGGTGAACAAGCTGGTCCGCTTCGCCGGGCCGGGTGAGGTGCGGGTGGGCGCGGACTGCCTGCTCAACGCCACCTGGATCGGTGCCTGGACCTCGGTGACCGTCGGTGACCGGTGCCTGCTCTCGGACTGCGAGCTGCTGGACAACGACTTCCACAACCTTCCCCCCGAGCTGCGGCACGCCCCGCCGACCGCGGCCACCCGCGCCCCGATCGTGGTCGGCGACAACGTCTGGATCGGCACCCACGCGCTGGTTCTCAAGGGCGTGCGGATCGGCGACGACAGTGTCGTCGGCGCCGGCACGGTCGTCCGGTCCGACGTGCCACCCCGGGTCGTCGTCGTCGGCAATCCCCAACAGACGGTGAAGAAGTTCCATGACTGAGCACGCCTCCGCCGGATGGTCCCCGGCCGACCGGCCGACCGGCCCACCCGCCCGTACCGTCACCATCACCGACGTGCTGCGGGTGCCGCTGCACCGGATCCGTTTGGTGGCCGCGATCGCCGGCTCCGGCCTGCTCGCCGCCCTCACCTTCGTCATGCTGGCCCCGGCGGCGGTGACCGCCAGCGCGGTGGTGGCGGTACGTCCGGTGGTGACCGACGCGTTCACCCCGACCGGCGGCAGCCCCGACCGGTCGGTGAACATGAACGTGGAGAGCGGCATCGCCACCGGCACCGACGTGGTCAGCCGGATCGCCGAGGCGGTCGGTCGTCCCTCGGTGGAGGTCCGCAACGCGCTGGAGGTCGAGGTACCCACCGGCGGGCAGATCCTGCGCTTCGTCTACCAGGGCCGCACCGTCGACGAGTCGGTGGAGACCGTCAACGTCGCCGCCCGCTCCTACCTGGACGTGCGCCGGGAGATGTACGAGAGTCAGCGCAACGAGATGCTGCGCTCCTACGACGCGAGCATCGCCAAGGTCACCGAGCAGCAGACCACGCTGCAGAAGCGGATCGACCGCAACCGGGGCACCGCCGCCGCCGACGCGGCGGTCAGCGAACTCGCCGCGGTCAACAACCAGCTCACCCAGCTCAACTCGGCGCGCAGCGAGATCGCCGCCGTCGACGTGAACCCGGGCTGGTTGACCCAGACCGCCGAGCCGGAGCTGGCCAACCGGGACGGCAGCCGGATGCTCTACCTGCTCGCCGGCCTGCTCGGCGGGACGTTGATCGGCGTGGTCGCCGCGTACGGCTGGGAGTCGATCGACAGGCGGATCCGCACGGTGGCCGACGGGCGGGAGGTCACCGGACTGCCACTGCTGGGCACCGTCCGGCGGCGGCGGGTGCCCGGCCGGGCACAGTTGGTCGACGCCGACGTCCGCTACGTCGCGATGGCGATCGCCGCGCAGGTCAGCTCGCCGGCCCGGGTGGCGGTGCTGACCACCCGGGAGGACTCGACCGCGACCACGGCCGGGCTCGCGGTGGCGCTCGCCGCCGACGGCCGTCCGGTCTTCGTCGCCGACGACAGCGGACGGGCCGGCCGGCTGCGCGAGGCGGTGCTGGCCGGCAGCAACCGGCTGCCCTTCGACCGGGTCGCGGTGGCGCAGCAGCCACACCTGCCCAACGGCACGGCACCGCCGGTGCGGGGGACCGGGGTGGTGTCGGTGCCCACCGCGGCGGGCGGGACGGCGGGTGCCGGGACGGCGCCCAACCGGCGGCCCTCGCCGTACCCGGCCGCCGCCCGTACCTCCGGCGACCCGGACGCCACCGCGATCGTGCCCCGGGTCACCTCCGGTCGGGCCGCCGCCCCCGGGCGGATCGTCGACGCCCGCCGGGGCGGCGCCGAGCCGGCCGGCGACGGTTCGGAGATCACGGTGGGCCCGGGCAGCGTCCGGATCGGCACCGCCCGGCAGGCAGTGGGCCAACCGCTGGTGCTCTACAACGCGCCACCGGCCGAGTCCGACGAGCGGGGGGTGGCGCTGGCCCGGCAGGGCACCGCGGTGATCGTGGTCGTGCAGGACCGCACCCGACAGACCGACCTCCGGCGGCTGGTGGAGCGGCTGCGGGCGGCCGGGGTCAGCCCGATCGGCTTCGTGCTGACCCGCGGCAGCCATGGCTGACCCGCGCGCCGACGGCCCACCACCGTCGGCCGCCGTCGGACCGTCGGGGCCCGTCCTGCCGTCGGCCGCCGTGGTGCCGCTGCTGCCGGTCTGGCCGCTGGCGGTGATGTTCGGGCTGGTGCCGCTCTGGTGGCTGACCGGAGCGTTCTACCTGGGCTGGCCGTTGCTCGGCGCGTTGCTGCTCACCATCCTGGTCACCCGGGGCCGGGTGCCGTTGCCCCCGGGAACGGGCGGGTGGCTGCTCTTTCTCGCCCTGGTCGTGGTCAGTGCCACCCAGTTGCAGAACGCCGCCTCGCTGCTGACCTTCGCCCTGCGGCTGGCGTTCTACCTGACCGCGCTCATCGTCGGCTGCTACGTCTACGCCGCGGCCCGGGAGCGCCCCCGCCAGGTGACGGTGCTGATGCCGCTCTGCGCCTTCTGGTTCGGCCTGGTCACCCTGGGCTGGCTGGGGGTGCTGGTGCCCCGCTTCGCGATGACCACGCCGATGGAGGTGCTGTTGCCCGCCGGCCTGGCCAACACCCCGTTCATCCAGGACATGGTCCACCTCACCACCGCCGAGTTCAGCCCACGCTCGCTCAACCCGATCTACCGACCCGCCGCGCCGTACGCGTACACCAACAACTACGGCAGCGCGTACGCGATGAGCCTGCCCTGCGTGGTGGCGCTCAGCATGCTGCTGCGCCGGGGGCTGCTGCGCTGGGTGCTGCTGGGCTCGTTGCCACTGTCGTTGGCACCGGCCTTCCTCACCCTGAACCGGGCGATGTTCCTCAGTCTCGGCGTCGGGCTGGCCGTGCTCGGGATCCGGGCCGCCCTGCGGGGCAACATCCGGGTCGCGGCCTCGATCGTCGGGGTCGCCGTGCTCGGCGCGGTGGCCACCCTCTTCATCCCGGTCGTCGACCTGATCAGCAACCGGGTGGAGTCCAGCGACACCAACACCGACCGGCTCTCGCTCTACACCGAGGTGCTCGACCGGGTCCGCGACTCGCCGTGGCTGGGCTACGGCGCGCCGGTGAACGTGGACACCGTCTCGGCCGACGCGCCGATCGGCACCCAGGGTCAACTGTGGATGGTGCTGTTCAGCCACGGGGTGCCCGCGCTGCTCTGCTTCCTCGCCTGGTTCGTGCTGGCGTACCTGGTCTGTTCCCGGGCGGTCTCACCGCCGGGTCAGTGGCTGGCCGTGGTGCCGGTGGTCTGCCTGGTCCAGGTGCCGTTCTACGGGATGGCCAACCAGAACCTGGCGCTGGCGTTCTTCGTGATCTGCTTCTCGATGGCGCTTACCGAGCGGGAACGCGCCGTCATCGGTGACCGGGTCCGTCGTACCCCGGTGGCGGTGCCCGCGTGACCGCCGTCGCGCCCCGCGCCGACCAGCCGGCCGACGACGCCACCGAGACCCGACGCAGCGCCCGCAGCGGCGCCGCCGGTCTGGTCGGGGCGGCCACCAGCGGACTTTTCGGCTTCGTCCTGGCGGTGGTGATCACCCGGGGCTACGGTACGGCCGGCTCGGGTGCCTTCTTCGCGGCGATCGGGGTGGTCACCGTCGCCACCGCGGTCTGCACCCTCGGCGCGGAGACCGGGCTGATGTGGGCGCTACCCCGGCGGCGGACCGGCCCGGACGGTGACGCCGCCCGGCTGCTGCCGGTGGCGCTGGTCCCGCCGCTGCTGATCGCGCTCCTGGTCGCCGTCGGTGGGGTGGTGGCCGCCGGCGGACTCGCCGGGCTGCTCCTCGACGGCTCGGGTGACGCCGGCCGGCCACTGCTGGTCGCCGCGTTCGTGGCGGTGCCGGTGGTGGTCGCGATGACCCTGCTGCTCGCGGCGTTGCGCTGTGTACGGCCGATCCGCGCGTACGTCGCCGTGCAGTTCTTCCTGCTGCCGGTGACCCGGCCGCTGCTGGTCGGCGCGGTGGCCCTGGTCGGCGGCGGCCTGGTGCTGGGCCTGACCGGCTGGCTCGTCCCGGCCGGCATCGCCCTGCTGGCCTGCCTGGCGCTGGTCGCCGGGCCGGTCGGCCTGGGCCGGGCGGTGCCGCTGCGGCCCCGGCGCACGGACTGGTCGACGTTCTGGGGCTTCGCGCTGCCCCGGGCCGCCTCGGCGGCGATCGACGCCGGCAGCATGTGGGTCGGGGTGCTGCTCACCTCGGCGCTTGCCGACCAGACCCAGGCCGGTGTCTTCGGCGCGGTCGGCCGCTACGTGCTCGCCGGTCAGCTGGCCATGCAGGGACTGCGGGTGGCCGTGTCGCCCCAACTGTCGCGGCTGCTCGGCCGGGGGGAACGGGCGGCGGCGGCCACCGTGCACCGGCAGCTGACCACCTGGGCGCTCGTGCTGTCCTGGCCGGTCTACCTGCTGCTCGCCGTCTTCGGGCTGGCCTTCCTCCAGCTCTTCGGGCCGGAGTTCGCCGCCGGGGCCACCGCGATGACCGTGCTCGCCCTGGCGATGCTTGTCAACACCGGGGTCGGCAACGTGCAGAGCCTGCTGCTGATGGGCGGGCACAGCGGCCTGCACCTGGCCGCCGCGGTGGCCGGACTGGCCGGCACCGTCACCCTCGGCGTCGCCCTGATTCCCGGGTACGGCGCGACCGGCGCCGCCCTCGCCTGGGGGGCCGGGATCGCCACCGAGAACCTGATCGCCTTCAGCTGTGCCCGCCGGACGGTGGGGCAGCCGTTGACCGACCGGGCGATGGGCCGGGCCGCCCTGCTCACCGTCGCCGGCGTCGGGGCGGCCTCGGCGCTCGGGGTGCTGGTCGCCGGCCGGGGGATCCCCGGGCTGGTGGTGGCGCTGGCCGTGCTGGTGACCGGCGCGGTCGCCCTGGTGGCGGTGCCCCGGGTGCGGCGTGGCATCCGGGCGATCCTGACGCAGATCCGGGGCGGGCCGAACCCCGTCCCGACCCAACCCACGAAGGGCAGGTGAGCACCGGTGTCCTCGCTCCGAGACCGGATGAAACAGCTGGTACCGACCCAGGTCACCGACCGGGTCAAGGAGAGTCTGGTCGACTACGGGGTACGGACCAGCGACCGGCGGCCGTTGCCGGACTTCCTCATCATCGGCACCAAACGCGGTGGGACCACCTCCCTGTGGAACTACCTGATCCAGCATCCGCTGGTGCCCCGGCTCTTCCCGGCCTGGAACACCAAGTCCGCGCACTACTTCGAGGAACACTGGCGGCGGGGCGAGGCCTGGTACCGCTCGCACTTCCCGACCACCCGGCAGCGGGCGGCGCTGGAGAACCGGCACGGCGGCCCGGTCCGCGTCGGCGAGGCGGCCCCGCTGTACATGTTCCACCCGCTCGCCGCGC
Above is a window of Micromonospora yangpuensis DNA encoding:
- a CDS encoding acyltransferase; translation: MAGVAQTRRGPLLRAVFALRRVWYRLRYRRLTLGRDVEIRGRLRLRRGVRVTLGDRTRVNKLVRFAGPGEVRVGADCLLNATWIGAWTSVTVGDRCLLSDCELLDNDFHNLPPELRHAPPTAATRAPIVVGDNVWIGTHALVLKGVRIGDDSVVGAGTVVRSDVPPRVVVVGNPQQTVKKFHD
- a CDS encoding lipopolysaccharide biosynthesis protein → MTEHASAGWSPADRPTGPPARTVTITDVLRVPLHRIRLVAAIAGSGLLAALTFVMLAPAAVTASAVVAVRPVVTDAFTPTGGSPDRSVNMNVESGIATGTDVVSRIAEAVGRPSVEVRNALEVEVPTGGQILRFVYQGRTVDESVETVNVAARSYLDVRREMYESQRNEMLRSYDASIAKVTEQQTTLQKRIDRNRGTAAADAAVSELAAVNNQLTQLNSARSEIAAVDVNPGWLTQTAEPELANRDGSRMLYLLAGLLGGTLIGVVAAYGWESIDRRIRTVADGREVTGLPLLGTVRRRRVPGRAQLVDADVRYVAMAIAAQVSSPARVAVLTTREDSTATTAGLAVALAADGRPVFVADDSGRAGRLREAVLAGSNRLPFDRVAVAQQPHLPNGTAPPVRGTGVVSVPTAAGGTAGAGTAPNRRPSPYPAAARTSGDPDATAIVPRVTSGRAAAPGRIVDARRGGAEPAGDGSEITVGPGSVRIGTARQAVGQPLVLYNAPPAESDERGVALARQGTAVIVVVQDRTRQTDLRRLVERLRAAGVSPIGFVLTRGSHG
- a CDS encoding O-antigen ligase family protein, whose amino-acid sequence is MADPRADGPPPSAAVGPSGPVLPSAAVVPLLPVWPLAVMFGLVPLWWLTGAFYLGWPLLGALLLTILVTRGRVPLPPGTGGWLLFLALVVVSATQLQNAASLLTFALRLAFYLTALIVGCYVYAAARERPRQVTVLMPLCAFWFGLVTLGWLGVLVPRFAMTTPMEVLLPAGLANTPFIQDMVHLTTAEFSPRSLNPIYRPAAPYAYTNNYGSAYAMSLPCVVALSMLLRRGLLRWVLLGSLPLSLAPAFLTLNRAMFLSLGVGLAVLGIRAALRGNIRVAASIVGVAVLGAVATLFIPVVDLISNRVESSDTNTDRLSLYTEVLDRVRDSPWLGYGAPVNVDTVSADAPIGTQGQLWMVLFSHGVPALLCFLAWFVLAYLVCSRAVSPPGQWLAVVPVVCLVQVPFYGMANQNLALAFFVICFSMALTERERAVIGDRVRRTPVAVPA
- a CDS encoding lipopolysaccharide biosynthesis protein, giving the protein MTAVAPRADQPADDATETRRSARSGAAGLVGAATSGLFGFVLAVVITRGYGTAGSGAFFAAIGVVTVATAVCTLGAETGLMWALPRRRTGPDGDAARLLPVALVPPLLIALLVAVGGVVAAGGLAGLLLDGSGDAGRPLLVAAFVAVPVVVAMTLLLAALRCVRPIRAYVAVQFFLLPVTRPLLVGAVALVGGGLVLGLTGWLVPAGIALLACLALVAGPVGLGRAVPLRPRRTDWSTFWGFALPRAASAAIDAGSMWVGVLLTSALADQTQAGVFGAVGRYVLAGQLAMQGLRVAVSPQLSRLLGRGERAAAATVHRQLTTWALVLSWPVYLLLAVFGLAFLQLFGPEFAAGATAMTVLALAMLVNTGVGNVQSLLLMGGHSGLHLAAAVAGLAGTVTLGVALIPGYGATGAALAWGAGIATENLIAFSCARRTVGQPLTDRAMGRAALLTVAGVGAASALGVLVAGRGIPGLVVALAVLVTGAVALVAVPRVRRGIRAILTQIRGGPNPVPTQPTKGR